The genomic interval TTTGACTTTATAACTTATTATGATTCATCTGCAATTGAACACTAACcctgtaattattatttatttaatttagagaCATTATACGAAGACAATTAAGAAGTCGTACACGGTCATCCTCTGTGATAGATAAGAGGGTTCATAGAGAATTTGCAGAATGGTTTTCTCGTTGTGtatgtataatttatatttttgaggTTTGATTATATTGAATATATAGAATTGTCTTGATCATATTTTCCTCTTTTTTAGATAAGAAATGAGTTGAATGGACCTCACTCAGATGATTTAAAGTTCTTAGCTATGTGGCCAATTGATTGTGCAAAACGTTACAATGCTTACAATGTAAATGGTTTCAAGTTTCGTACATTGGAGAGAGATGAAGGACTTAAAACACAAAACAGTGGGATATACATCTTAGCACCTTTGAGATATGCTACTGTCTATGGGTGTTCAGATGCAACAATAGTTCTAGGAGCAGTAGGCAAGGTAATACTTAGTAGCTTTGTGTCCTATTTGTGAAAGGAgcatatataggtatagattctGAATTTCTTCCTTTGTAAAAGACTACCTAATGAATGTGAGCGTCACCAAAACTCAGAAACTGTCAGATTAATCTCGCCACTTCCCACCGACCATGCTATAAACTCTTACATGTCCAA from Phaseolus vulgaris cultivar G19833 chromosome 1, P. vulgaris v2.0, whole genome shotgun sequence carries:
- the LOC137813717 gene encoding uncharacterized protein isoform X3, yielding MYPIERYLGKLKSYVRNKAQPEGSIAEGYMAEESLTFCSRYLNEIETVFNRIRCVNDEPYTMSSSASTLFPPVGKPIGSFTYFSLSAKEKLQAHRHILTNCAQVDPFLQDIIRRQLRSRTRSSSVIDKRVHREFAEWFSRCIRNELNGPHSDDLKFLAMWPIDCAKRYNAYNVNGFKFRTLERDEGLKTQNSGIYILAPLRYATVYGCSDATIVLGAVGKVILSSFVSYL